One region of Zootoca vivipara chromosome 7, rZooViv1.1, whole genome shotgun sequence genomic DNA includes:
- the BARHL2 gene encoding barH-like 2 homeobox protein, which yields MEGSSGSSFGIDTILSNPRSGSPGMMNGDFRAAHGEARAADFRSQATPSPCSEIDTVGTAPSSPISVTAEHPEQPPQQQQHLAQDALPAQHLHLHHPQQQQQQSLQPSPQQQQQQQQQLGSGSCAPRTSTSSFLIKDILGDSKPLAACAPYSTSVSSPHHTPKQESNAASESFRPKLEQDDSKTKLDKRDDSQNELKCHGTKEEGDREISSSRDSPPVRAKKPRKARTAFSDHQLNQLERSFERQKYLSVQDRMDLAAALNLTDTQVKTWYQNRRTKWKRQTAVGLELLAEAGNYSALQRMFPSPYFYHPSLLGSMDSTTAAAAAAAMYSSMYRTPPAPHPQLQRPLVPRVLIHGLGPGGQPALNPLSNPLPGTPHPR from the exons ATGGAAGGGTCTAGCGGCTCCAGTTTTGGAATAGACACGATTTTGTCTAATCCCAGGTCCGGCAGCCCGGGCATGATGAACGGGGACTTCCGAGCGGCCCACGGCGAGGCCCGTGCGGCGGATTTTCGCAGCCAAGCCACCCCTTCCCCCTGCTCGGAAATAGACACTGTGGGGACGGCTCCCTCGTCGCCCATCTCGGTCACGGCGGAGCATCCGGAGCagccgccgcagcagcagcagcatttggcTCAAGACGCGCTCCCTGCACAGCATCTTCACCTCCATCacccgcagcagcagcaacagcaaagttTGCAGCCAtctccccagcagcagcagcagcaacaacaacaactgggttcGGGCAGCTGTGCCCCCAGGACTTCCACTTCTTCGTTTCTCATCAAAGACATTTTGGGAGACAGCAAACCGCTGGCGGCTTGTGCACCTTACAGCACCAGCGTCTCGTCCCCGCATCACACCCCCAAACAAGAGAGCAACGCGGCCAGCGAAAGCTTCCGGCCAAAGCTGGAGCAGGACGACAGCAAAACCAAACTGGACAAACGCGACGACTCCCAAAACGAGCTGAAATGTCACG GGACAAAGGAAGAAGGAGACCGTGAGATCTCCAGCAGCCGAGACAGCCCTCCTGTGCGAGCCAAGAAGCCCCGCAAGGCGCGGACGGCCTTCTCGGATCATCAGCTCAACCAGCTGGAGAGGAGCTTCGAGAGGCAAAAGTATCTCAGCGTCCAAGACCGCATGGATTTGGCGGCGGCCCTCAACCTGACCGACACGCAGGTCAAAACCTGGTATCAAAACCGAAG GACAAAGTGGAAGCGGCAGACGGCCGTGGGCTTGGAGCTCCTGGCCGAAGCGGGGAATTACTCGGCTCTGCAGCGGATGTTCCCGTCGCCCTACTTCTACCACCCGAGCCTGCTAGGCAGCATGGACAGTACCACGGCGGCCGCGGCGGCCGCAGCTATGTACAGTAGCATGTACCGGACTCCTCCGGCGCCTCACCCCCAGCTGCAGAGGCCTCTTGTCCCCCGGGTGCTGATCCACGGCCTTGGACCCGGAGGGCAGCCGGCCCTCAACCCTTTGTCCAACCCTCTCCCGGGGACCCCCCACCCGCGGTGA